The window tttcagattttcagCTCCTTCAAGAGATTCGACAGCCCGTGACACTGAGAGAATTTATACCCAAGGGGTATTTAAGTGACGATGCTGATAATTCTACTTCTTATAATATCGTCAAAGTTGAAAATCCTCAAATCACTCAAATTGGCACTAAATTTGAGGAAAAACTCAAAATCGATGATAAACCACCAGTGGATTGTGCAAATACtatcattttttatgatgacgaTTTAACTGTTGAGTTCAAAACCCACAATCGACCTTTGTTTGTTAGTGCGTATGTCCGAGAATAGAAGATGAATCGGATACTCATTGATGGCAGATCTGCTGTCAATATTATGTCCGTACGTGCTATGAAAGAACTAGAAATCTCAAACGATGAACTCTCGCAGAGCCGCCTCATGATCCAAGGATTGAAACGAGGGGGGCAAAGAGCAATTGGTCTCATAAGACTTGAATTGTTCATTGGTGAGTTGTCTTCAAGTGTGTTATTTCATATCATTGAAGACAAAATCTCTTATAATATGCTCTTGGGACGACTCTGGATTCAcgagaatgaaattataccaTCTACTCTGCATCAATGTTTCAAATATTATCGAAACGGTATAGTTAAGAAGGTTGTTGCCGATGATAAACCTTTCACTGGGGCCGATGCTCACTTTACCGACGCtaaattttaccttcagaaagaagcaaaaagaaaagaatcaatAAAGGAAGAAAGTCAAGATTCCAAAGTACCCGTTTTACGTTATATTCCAAGATCAAAGAGAGAAGAAGGTCAGTCTTTTTTTATCAAGAATAACACATTAAATGTTCCGCTCACCAAAATAGAGCCTGTTAAAAGTGAGAAAGTGAGCTTGCACGGGTTTGTCCGTCCCAAAGAAGAACCGGCAATAGAACATTACTCGCTACCAACTAATCGAACTCAAGAAAATTTTGATCCAAACGTATATAGACTTCTTGCTAAGGCAGGTTATAACTCCAATGAGAAGAATGCATTGGGCAAGCTCCCTCCTGAAGTGACTGGCGAAAAAACTCAAAGATTGACACCTACGTAGAAAATATTGAAAGAAAGATGCTATAACATTGAGAATTCATCGATGGGTCTTGGTTATCAACCACCCTCTCCTATTCGTATAATGATCAAAAGGGCAAGTTGTAACTATATGAACGAAGAAATGGAGGTCACATGGCGAAAGAGGTCTGTTTTCGACAGATTGGGAAATAAATCATAGCGTACTTCTGTGTTCGACAGACTTGGCCAGCAGCCGAAAAATCTGAAGTCGCCCGTCTGTGAGAGATTAGGCAGTAAAAAATAAGAGTACCAAATTGCCAAGGAAGAAAGTCTTACTCCAATAAAGAAGAACGGATCAAGAAAGCAAGTCTCCAATTTCTTCATACGCTATGGAGATTTGTATAACGTAAGAATTGAAACTATTTTTGAAGAACAGGATCAAGAAAGTACGGCTTCCTGCCATCATATTACGATCAGTGACcttgaagagaaagaagaagatgcAGATGACGCTCCCCCTGAAATTAAACAAGGGGTAAAAAATACAGTCGATGTGCTAAAGGAAATTAACCTTGGCACAAGCGACGATCCTCGCCCAATTTATATAAGCTCTTGTATGACTTCTGAAGAAGAGAAAGAGTATGTTGATTTGCTGCTCGAGTTCAGGGACGTCTTTGTCTGGAATTACTCAGAAATGCCTGGTTTGGATCCAAGGATCGCCGTTCATAATTTGTCTGTCAAGCGAGGAACAAAACCCGTCAAGCAAACTCAAAGGCGCTTTCGGCCCGAATTGATTTCTCTGATAGAAAATGAGATAAATAAATTGATTGAACCTGGATTCATACGAGAAGTAAAATATCCAACATGCATTTCTAGCAttgtccctgtaaggaaaaagaATGGGCAAATCcgaatttgtgttgattttcgGGACTTAAATGAGACTTGCCCCAAAGATGATTTTCCGCTCCCCATTACAGAATTGACGGTAGATGCTACAATCAGGCATGAAACACTATTTTTTCTCGATGGATTATCTGGCTACAATCAAATACGCATGGCAGCTGAGGATGAGGAGCTCACTGCCTTCCGCATCCCAAGGGAATTTATTGCTATAAAGTAATGccatttgatttgaaaaatgctgGAGCGACATATCAAAGGGCAATGCAAAGAATATTTGATGATATGTTCCATAGTGCTACGTTGATGACTTtgtggtgaaatcaaagaagcgAGAGGATCATATTCAAGACCTTCGAAGAGTTTTCCAACGCCTTCGAAGATACCAACTGAAGATGAATCCTTTGAAGTGCGCATTCAGAGTCACTTCTAGCAAGTTTCTCGGTTTCATCGTTCATCAACAGGGAATAGAGATCGATCGATCTAAAATTGATGTCATTGTGAACATACTTAAGCCGCGAAATATTCATGAATTGAAGAGCTTTCAAGGGAAGGTGGCTTATATCCGGAGGTTTATCTCTAATTTGGTCGGACGATGCCAATCCTTCAGTCGACTGATGAAGAAAGGGGTACCCTTCGAATGGGATGAATCGTATAGGAATGCTTTTACAAGCATCAAAACGTACCTCATGAATCTCCCAGTGTTGGTTGCACCCATTCCAGAAAAACTATTGATTCTCTATATTTCCGCTCAAGAACGGTCGGTTGGGGCCttacttgctcaagaaaatgatgaaggtAAGGAGAATGCGCTGTATTACTTGAGTCGGATGACGACATCTAATGAGTTAAATTACTCACCCATCGAGAAGTTGTGTTTGGCACTTATATTTGCTATTCAGAAGttgaaatattattttcaaGCACATACTATTCGACTCATATCTAAGTCTAATCTCATTAAATATGTCATGCTAAAACCTGTACTGTCTGATCGGCTCGCAAGATGGTACTTTCAGTTTCaacaatttgaaattatttatgtaCCTGCGAAGGCTGTCAAAAGATAAATATTGGCAGATTTTTTAGCCGATTATCCTATACTTGCCGAGTGGGAGTTGATTGATGAATTCTCCGATGAAGAAATGTTTATGGTCGAACCCCTGTAGTTGATGTATTTCGATGGAGCCGCGCATCGTAACGGAGCTGATACAAGAGTTATCTTTTATACTCCTGAATCAGATATATTGTCATACTCTTTCACTTTAATACGTCGGTGTTCAAACAATGTGGTCGAATATCAAGCATTGATTCTCTGTCTGGAAACGGCCGTAGACATAAAGCAATTGCATCTTAAGGTCTATGGTGATTCCAAATTAGTGGTAAATCAATTTCTTGGTATTTATGATATCAAAAAGCCTGAATTGATCCCGTATTATAAGTATACAAGACAACTCATGGGATATTTAGATAATGTCACTATAGAACATATCCCTAGGAATTTCAACCAACAAGCTGACTCTTTGGCAAGGTTGGAGTCCATGATCACTCTACCTTCTCATCGAAATCAAATTTTAATATGTCAAAATTAGGTCATACCTCCGATgtttgatgaagaagatgatggcgaggaagaaaatgcttatcatatttttgtccaTGAGATCGAAAAGGAGGATTGGCGTCACCTCATCATTGATTACCTTAATCATGGGAAGTTACCTGAAGATCCCAAGAAAAGGGTTGATGTACGTCGTCGATTGCCACGTTTTATTTACTACAAAGGGACGCTTTACCGAAAATCATTTGATGGGGTGTTTTTATGATATTTTGGAAAAGATGAGGTCATGCAAGCAATGGAGGAGGCTCACTCTAGGATATGTGGTGCTCACCAATCTGGGCCAAAATAATACTTTCGCATTAAAAGAATGGGATACTACTGGCCAACGATGGTAAAAGACTGTATCGATTTTGCTAGAAGATGTCAAGTTTGTCAATTCCATGACAATTTCATCCGTCAACCTCCTGAACCATTGCATCCAACAGTGGCTTCTTGGCCGTTCGATACTTGGGGTTTTGATATAATTGGACCACTCCCAAAATCTTCTGGAGGACATATTTTCATTTTGCCGGCAACGGATTATTTCTCAAAGTGAGCCAAAGCGGTTCCtctaagaaaagtcaaaaaggagAATGTAGCAGATTTCATTCGCTCACACATCATTTATCGGTATGGAGTCCCACGTTATATCATTACCGATAATGGTAAACCTTTTTGCAATGTAGCAATGAACAACCTTTGCgaaaagtttcatttcaaacaGTACAATTCGTCCATGTACTACACTGCTGCAAATGGACTTGCTGAAACATTCAACAAGACCTTATGTAATCTGTTGAAGAAAGTCATGGATAAATCGAAAAGGGATTGGCATCTTCGAATTGGAGAAGCACTTTGGGCATACCGAATTACTTTTCGAACTCCCACGCAAGCGACCCCATACACGCTTGTTTACAGTGTTGAAACAGTTCTTCCACTTGAGTGTCAAATACCTTCGCTAATAATTACGATTCAAGAAGGATTCAGTGAAAAAGATAATGTTCGTCTTCGCCTTGAAAAGTTAGAAGCACTCGACGAAAAGAGATTGGAAACTCAACAACGAATTGAGTGCTATCAAGCCCGCCTTTCAAAAGCATTCAATAAGCATGTCCGGTCACGCTCTTTCCAAATTGGAGAGTTAGTACTCGTTGTTCGGAGATCGATCATTCTCACTCATGACAGACAAAAAAAGTTTATTCCTAAGTGAGATGGTCCATATGTTATTCGAGAAGTGTATACAAATGACTCATACAAGTTGGTTGCTGGGAATGGATTAAGGGTTGGCCCCATCAATGGCAAGTACCTAAAAAGGTACTATACGTAATCGAAACCGCATGATACTCCTGGCTCACATGAGCCAAAACTGTGGATGGCGACCACCAATAGTATAGTATGTGGTTAAACTGCTGAAACACTTCACTAAATCTAAGGTGGTAAATAAATAGATACTCCTAACCCGTATGAGTTTAAATGTGAATGCGGGAACTATGTGTGACTTGATTCTCTTGTTGGGATATGTAGGCAGCTTGAAAGGGCAACTTCTAGGTTCAGTTACACCTCCTAAACCAAACCCTCTttctttgcaaaaaaaaaaaaaatttgtctcTCTTTCTTTGaaataaaatgctaaatttaaaagatcttttttcttagggaaaaaatatatataataagagataagaaatgaaaagcattttattattcaaaaaaaagaaattcattacaaggaaaaaaaaaggaaaaaattcggGGAAAAGACAGGGTGAAAAGTCTAAATGTCAAATTTGTTGTCTACTACAGCTATTTTACATGATTCCAGTACAGACTTCATGTCTTCAAGTTCATTCACTGCGTCATCAGTCAAGATGCCGGTACTTTCAATAGAAGAGAGCTCATCATATGCCCGGGTTATTTCAGTCCGGATCTCCTCAAAAGTTTCATACTTTTGATCGATAGTTCCTGTTGCAACACTTTCTTCCTGTCTTCAATGGATTGCAACTTTTCTTCAAGACTTTGCAGATTACAAGTTAGATCTTCTTCCTTCACCTTAGCTCTCCCGAGTTGGGCAGTTACTTTGGAAAGGAGTTCTGCATGTGTTTTTTTACTCATCTTTTTCCATGATGAAAATGCCAAAACATCATATGCCTCTACCTTGACAAACAATTCTATCAAATAATCTTTTAAAGGGAGACCATTGATAGGATCCGTTTTTGTGATTTCTGCAATGATCTCCTCCGCACACTCTTTTAAAAAAGAGATCTGCTCAATGGGAGTGTCAAGAATTTGCCCGCGAAAATCCATCCACAAACTCTACAGGTATCTCTTTCGATGCGTTTGGATCAATCTTTACCCATGAAATTCTGAAACCAGTGCTGGTTTAGGCCTCTTTCGGGTCTCGTGTGAACCAGTTAACTCCTTCTTATACATTGATGAGATACCTCCACTGGGGGTAAATTGCTTTGGAATACTGATAACTACTTCGTCCCTTTTGTTGTTTGAAATTATATCATCAGTTTCGAGTTCGGGTGGTGAATTGTTACCAACATTTTCTTGACGGAACTCAAGAAAtagaggttgaaaaaaaaaaggatgaaaaaaaagaaagaaaaaaaaaagggttacaAAAAAAGGAGAGATGATTATCTTAAGCAGCGACACTCCAATTGATAGTGGTATAAAGGAAACTTCCTCCAAATCAGAAGATGCCCTCTTCTTTGATCGGTTCCAATAACGATCTTGGCTGCTAGTATCGCTCGCCAATGAATGGATTCCTCCTTGGGTAGATTCGATACCCTGAATTTGAGTCCCTTCCTTTTCTATAGCCTCGATAGAATTACGATCGTCCACCATTTCAATTTCGACATTGTCTTCTGTGTGAGTCACCGATAAGGATTTTGAAACTTTGGGCggcattttctttattggaaTCACTGGTTGCGCCTCTTTGATGACCTGTCGAGAGTCCTTGGAAGACTTATTTTTTGTGACAATATTTTTTGACAGACTGCTAGTAATTTTATTCTTCCGCAAGGTGGATGAGGTAAGACCCGTTACAATCTCTATAGCTCCATTATGATTCACTGACTCGTTGGCGGAGGTAACCTTGCTCTTCTTCGATGATTACTGAGGGATCTTAATGGTGAATTTAAAGAAAGTTGAAGAGACACTATTTGATCGAGTTGACCACCAGGCATCATAGTCTTTTGTGATCAATGGATGCTTCTTGTGCGTGGGTATAATCATTCGAGATCGTGTCTGCGTGCGAACTGAGGAATCCCATTGTTGAATAGTTTCACCCAAAGTATAAGTATGACTGATCTCTTTCAAGTTGTTGGGAATGTCCTGACAGAAGCCGAATTGTCTGCTAAACCTGCAagaattatatttttcaataatgaAAGAATTATCCTTATGTAGAGTTAAATGGCAAGAGCGTTGACTAATGAAGTAGCTCGTAAGTCTTGATGGTAAGGATCCATCATTGATCaacaccttttctttattctcaGTCCAACACAATTTGAGAAGCATCAAAGAATTCACTTTTTTGAAGATTTCCTCAGCTTCTGATTGGCCGTAAAATATTGCCATTTTCTCAGCACTAAATCTTATCATGCACGCGTGGTGGCTACTCACTTGATTGTTTTCATAATATACATCGAAGTATTAGCC is drawn from Coffea arabica cultivar ET-39 chromosome 1c, Coffea Arabica ET-39 HiFi, whole genome shotgun sequence and contains these coding sequences:
- the LOC140038895 gene encoding uncharacterized protein produces the protein MNNLCEKFHFKQYNSSMYYTAANGLAETFNKTLCNLLKKVMDKSKRDWHLRIGEALWAYRITFRTPTQATPYTLVYSVETVLPLECQIPSLIITIQEGFSEKDNVRLRLEKLEALDEKRLETQQRIECYQARLSKAFNKHVRSRSFQIGELVLVVRRSIILTHDRQKKFIPK